AAATTTTAGAAATTTTAAAATATCATCAAATTAAAGATTACTACATTCATTGTGATGCCGCACTTTCAGGGATGATTTTACCCTTTTTAGATCATGCGCCCCAAATCAATTTTCAAAAGCCTATAGATAGTGTAGCTATCTCTGGTAAATTTATTGGCTCTCCCATCCCTTGTGGTGTAGTTTTAACTAAGAAGAAGTGGGTAGAAAAAGTTGAAACCATGATTGAATACATCGGTTCAAAAGATACCACTATTCTTGGTTCTCGCAATGGTCACACGCCTCTGATTCTTTGGTATGCTCTCAAAACCAAAGGTTATGAAGGATTTGCCAAAGAGGCCAAGACATGTATTCAGAATGCTCAATATTTATTTCAGCAACTGCAATTGCGAGAATATCCTTGTATGCTGAATAAATTCTCTAATACAGTCGTGTTTCAAAAGCCGAACCAAGTGTTAATTAAAAAATGGCAATTAGCGACTCTTGATAATTTTGCCCATCTCATAGTTATGCAAAATATAGATCGGCAAAAAATTGATACTTTTGTGAATGAGCTTGTCTTACAAGAAGGAATATTACCGGAATCGGAATATTTACATCTACAACCAGTATTCTCTTAATTAAAAGGCTATCTACTTTTAAAAGGATTGTGAATTTATGGAGCTAGTAAATAAAGTAGCCTTAGTTACTGGGGGTAGTTCTGGTATTGGGCGAGAAACAGCTAAACTTTTTGCCTCTGAAGGTGCTAAAGTGGCGATCGCTGATATTGATACTACAGGTGGTTTATCACTGCTGGAAGAAATAAAAAATAGTGGTGGAGATGCAATGTTTTGCACCTGCGATGTTAGTAATGAAAGTCAGGTGCAAGATTGGATAACAAATGTTGTGAATCAATGGCAACATATAGATATTTTGGTTGCTAATGCGGGAATTTTAGCGATTGGTTCTGTGGAAGAAGCTTCCAATTTGGATTGGGATAAAGTTTTAGGAACAAATGTTAAAGGCTATGCTTTCTGTGCTAAATATGCTATTCCACATATCCGTAAGCGTGGTGGTGGAGCTATTGTCAACGTAGCATCTATAGCTGCTTTGATTGCCTTTCCCGGTTTTGCATTATATAACACAACCAAAGGAGCCGTTCTGCAATTAACCCGAAGTCTAGCTCATGACCTAGCAACTGAAAACATCAGAGTAAATTGTGTTTGTCCAGGTGTAATTGAGACATTCCAAACCCAACAATTCGCCGACTGGCAAGGTCTGACAAAAGAAGAGGTAATTAATCAACTTGCGGCTACAGTTCCCATGAAACGTATAGGAAAACCACAAGAAGTAGCTCAAGCTATTCTATTTCTTGCCTCTGAAAAAGCTTCATATATTACAGCAACATCACTTGTGATTGATGGGGGATATACAGTGCAGTAATCAGATTTGACGTAGGGAATGTTTGGGAAAAAACTAAAGCAGAACAAATTGCTATATTACACCTCTAAAAAGTTCATATCAGATAAATTACTAGCAAGTAGTAATTCTACCGCCGAACCTTCTAAAGCTGGAAAAAAGAAATACCCTTGTCCTTGATCGCATTGTAATGCTTTGAGTTGGGCTAACTGTTGTAATGTTTCTATCCCTTCAGCGGTGACTGACATATTTAAATTGTGAGCCAATGTCACAATAGCTCGGACAATTTCTAAATTTTCCCCTCGACTGCCAATATTACTAATAAAAGAGCGATCAATCTTAATAGTTTTTAGTGGTAAGCGGTGCAAATAACTTAAGGATGAATAACCTGTGCCAAAATCATCCATGTGCAATTCTATATTCAGGGTTGTCAGCGGGGAAAGCATAGCGGTTGCCAATTCAAAGTTATCCATCAGCAAGCTTTCTGTAATTTCCAACTTTAAAGTACCTGCTTCCAAACCAGTGTCTTGCAAAACTTGTTTAACCTGTTTGACAATATCAGGCTGCATAACTTGTTTGCCAGAAAAATTGACACTAATTGTTAGAGGTGGGTAAATGGGAAATTGTTGATGCCATGCTTGCAATTGACGACAGGCTTCATAAAGCACCCATTGACCAATAGAAGCAATCATGCCTGTTTCTTCTGCCAGGGGAATAAAATCTTCTGGGGAAATGATACCTCGTTCTGGATGATGCCACCTAATCAGCGCTTCAAATCCGATAATTTTGCCCGTCAGCAGCGAAACAATGGGCTGATAGTGGAGGCGAAATTCTTCTTGCTGGATGAGTGCATGGCGCATAGCAGTTTCTAACTGCAACAGCAGAGATGCGCTTTCGTGCATTTTGGGATGAAATACCTCATAACGTGCTTTACCAAGGGATTTGGCACAATACATTGCCACATCAGCATCCCGTAAAATATTTGCAGCTTGCTCATAGTTATGGGTACTCACAGCGATTCCCATACTTGCGTTGGTAAAAACTTTATGCTCATTTAATTGAAACGGTAAAGCTAGTAACTTTTGAATTCGGTCGGCTACGTATATCGCACCATCAATCCCATCAATTTCGTCTAGTAAAATTGTGAACTCGTCCCCGCCAAACCGCGCAATCATATCTCCTGCACGTAGAACTGACTGGAGTCGATGGGAAATAGCAATTAACAGTTGATTTCCGAGTAAATGTCCCAAGCTGTCATTAATGACCTTAAAACGGTCTAAATCTAAGAAGAGTACGGCAAATACATAATCTTTTTGTTTTTTAGTGCGTTCTAGAGCTTGTTTCACGCGCTCCATAAACAACGATTGATTGGGTAGTCCGGTGAGAGCATCATGTAAACTGTTGTGTAGCAATAGTTCTTGTGCGCGTTGTCGTTCGATAATATCTTGTTGCAGTTGTTGATTAACTCTCATGAGTTCAATAGTACGTTCTGCTACCAACTGCTCCAGCTGATAACGGTATTGTTTGAGTTCTTCTTCGGCTAGTTTGCGCTGAGTGATATCTCGCAGAATGACAACATATTGTCGTAGTTGGAGATTAGATGGCTGGGAAACAGTAGACTCAACAATGTATGAGCCTTGGTTAATTTTAAGCGTTTGTTCACTCCTCATAGCCCATTGTTCTGGTTTGCCGTAATGGTCTATGAGGAATTGATTCAAGTTCTGCCCGACTAATTGTTGGGTGCTAATTTGAAATAGTTCTTCAGCCGCTACATTGGTTTGAAGAATGATACCTTGTTCATCAAGGACTAAAACTGTATCAGGAACAGTATTGAGGGTAGTAATAAATAGGTTTTTTGCCTGTTGGCGTGCCTCATCAATAGCCGCAATTTGTGGTAGGGTAGTCCAGCAAGCGATCGCTACTCCAACAAACGAAAGCATGACTAAAGTGATCGCTAGTAAAGAGTTACGCGAGGTATTATGGTCTCCATCCAATAAATTACGCAGAACCCAACTGCCAATAGCAGAACTACAAATAAGAGAAACTAAAACAATTACCTGAAGTACAACAAAGTCTGG
This window of the Nostoc sp. HK-01 genome carries:
- a CDS encoding pyridoxal-dependent decarboxylase, which codes for MLDTVSKELAIFWQQIEELSQFHAGYPYNLSCDFSRINKFFNFLLNNAGDPYIEPNFGLHSRKFEQEVLSFFAQLYKIPENEFWGYVTAGGTEGNLYGILLAREIYPDGILYSSQDSHYSIAKAARLFGVQHQVINSQINGEISYEHLSQAIQQNSHKPVIINLNIGTTVKGAIDDLDKILEILKYHQIKDYYIHCDAALSGMILPFLDHAPQINFQKPIDSVAISGKFIGSPIPCGVVLTKKKWVEKVETMIEYIGSKDTTILGSRNGHTPLILWYALKTKGYEGFAKEAKTCIQNAQYLFQQLQLREYPCMLNKFSNTVVFQKPNQVLIKKWQLATLDNFAHLIVMQNIDRQKIDTFVNELVLQEGILPESEYLHLQPVFS
- a CDS encoding short-chain dehydrogenase/reductase SDR; protein product: MELVNKVALVTGGSSGIGRETAKLFASEGAKVAIADIDTTGGLSLLEEIKNSGGDAMFCTCDVSNESQVQDWITNVVNQWQHIDILVANAGILAIGSVEEASNLDWDKVLGTNVKGYAFCAKYAIPHIRKRGGGAIVNVASIAALIAFPGFALYNTTKGAVLQLTRSLAHDLATENIRVNCVCPGVIETFQTQQFADWQGLTKEEVINQLAATVPMKRIGKPQEVAQAILFLASEKASYITATSLVIDGGYTVQ
- a CDS encoding multi-sensor signal transduction histidine kinase, with translation MVSNSSVQADKNPRLVMRLPRTLSYLETWGFGLTGHVGWIGTAPVIHAALGSKAILVWLFGVIVSCILNLQIQSLGKHWLDVTGGTPNYTARLLKNFPNLGRYVALGYYFSWAAAPALYAIILTDLIKVNFQPLGISCPETFLKIAFTVVPFILAFSGTRAVALLHLFFVIPAISLVLLFCTQGGIWLVFSKGINLFPPSTHSLSFGEWAKSFFLASYSVYACETTSSFVADSRSPHKTLKFLTTATWLIPPVFLGGSWVLMCASTKPDIGEDTFLNLLAASQPFWGQFAPFLVTLLITFSCLLSCATAVTNSPRILYQLALDSQLSPVFTVVSRQGILGPAIFITFLLSLLCLNLGSVSQLVTVAGTCYLLSIMGLHLGLWLCRHQPEVLWPWWSLGFFLVEAVVLVVGGLAWSWYELLIGLFVPFALMIGDAVLRRCNFAPFHSQWWTQRDEGKSSSYNPDFVVLQVIVLVSLICSSAIGSWVLRNLLDGDHNTSRNSLLAITLVMLSFVGVAIACWTTLPQIAAIDEARQQAKNLFITTLNTVPDTVLVLDEQGIILQTNVAAEELFQISTQQLVGQNLNQFLIDHYGKPEQWAMRSEQTLKINQGSYIVESTVSQPSNLQLRQYVVILRDITQRKLAEEELKQYRYQLEQLVAERTIELMRVNQQLQQDIIERQRAQELLLHNSLHDALTGLPNQSLFMERVKQALERTKKQKDYVFAVLFLDLDRFKVINDSLGHLLGNQLLIAISHRLQSVLRAGDMIARFGGDEFTILLDEIDGIDGAIYVADRIQKLLALPFQLNEHKVFTNASMGIAVSTHNYEQAANILRDADVAMYCAKSLGKARYEVFHPKMHESASLLLQLETAMRHALIQQEEFRLHYQPIVSLLTGKIIGFEALIRWHHPERGIISPEDFIPLAEETGMIASIGQWVLYEACRQLQAWHQQFPIYPPLTISVNFSGKQVMQPDIVKQVKQVLQDTGLEAGTLKLEITESLLMDNFELATAMLSPLTTLNIELHMDDFGTGYSSLSYLHRLPLKTIKIDRSFISNIGSRGENLEIVRAIVTLAHNLNMSVTAEGIETLQQLAQLKALQCDQGQGYFFFPALEGSAVELLLASNLSDMNFLEV